In Mercurialis annua linkage group LG5, ddMerAnnu1.2, whole genome shotgun sequence, a single genomic region encodes these proteins:
- the LOC126683211 gene encoding protein XAP5 CIRCADIAN TIMEKEEPER isoform X2 — protein sequence MSGMGDGYVGTAQDAVRIRRLEKQREAERRKIQELKTKSASDKGQPGLLQFGSSTSEILETAFKKETVGLVTREQYVEKRVNIQTKFEEEEKEKLLKLRQEEEELQLAKRKKRKIKGNSRLSFSEDFEDGSDEEDGSTEIRGKFGKDPTVETSFLPDSGREAEEEAERERLRKQWLREQEQIRNEPLQITYSYWDGAGHRRVLQVRKGDAIGEFLRAVQQQLAPEFREIRTTSVENLLYVKEDLIIPHQHSFYELIVNKARGKSGPLFHFDVHEDVRTTADATIEKDESHAGKVVERHWYEKNKHIFPASRWEIYDPTRKWERYTIHGD from the exons ATGTCGGGTATGGGAGACGGGTACGTGGGCACGGCCCAAGACGCCGTAAGAATCCGCCGGCTAGAGAAGCAACGAGAAGCTGAGCGTCGCAAAATCCAAGAGCTCAAAACAAAGTCTGCCTCCGATAAGGGCCAGCCCGGTCTCCTCCAATTCGGGTCAAGTACCTCCGAG ATTCTCGAGACTGCCTTTAAGAAGGAAACCGTAGGGTTAGTTACAAGAGAACAATATGTTGAGAAG AGAGTTAATATTCAGACTAAATTTGAAGAGGAAGAGAAGGAGAAGCTTTTAAAATTGCGGCAAGA GGAGGAGGAACTCCAGTTAGCGAAGCGCAAAAAGAGGAAAATTAAGGGAAATTCTCGGTTATCTTTTTCTGAGGACTTTGAAGATGGAAGTGACGAAGAGGATG GGAGTACAGAGATTCGCGGAAAATTTGGCAAAGATCCCACAGTAGAAACAAGCTTTTTGCCGGACAG TGGGCGAGAAGCAGAGGAGGAAGCTGAGCGTGAAAGGTTGCGTAAACAGTGGCTTCGTGAACAGGAGCAGATTCGAA ATGAGCCCCTGCAAATTACTTACAGCTACTGGGATGGAGCTGGCCATAGAAGAGTGCTCCAG GTTCGTAAAGGTGATGCCATAGGAGAATTTCTTCGTGCAGTTCAGCAACAACTTGCTCCTGAGTTTAGAGAAATTAGAACCACGTCTGTGGAGAATTTACTTTATGTAAAGGAAGATCTCATCATTCCTCAC CAACACAGCTTTTATGAGCTTATTGTTAACAAGGCTAGGGGCAAAAGTGGACCG CTTTTTCACTTTGATGTGCACGAGGATGTCCGGACTACTGCTGATGCTACAATAGAAAAGGATGAG TCTCATGCTGGTAAAGTTGTTGAGAGGCATTGGTATGAGAAGAACAAACACATTTTCCCTGCTTCAAGATGGGAG ATATATGACCCGACAAGGAAGTGGGAGCGTTACACCATCCACGGCGATTAA
- the LOC126683211 gene encoding protein XAP5 CIRCADIAN TIMEKEEPER isoform X1 — MSGMGDGYVGTAQDAVRIRRLEKQREAERRKIQELKTKSASDKGQPGLLQFGSSTSEILETAFKKETVGLVTREQYVEKRVNIQTKFEEEEKEKLLKLRQEEEELQLAKRKKRKIKGNSRLSFSEDFEDGSDEEDGENRSTEIRGKFGKDPTVETSFLPDSGREAEEEAERERLRKQWLREQEQIRNEPLQITYSYWDGAGHRRVLQVRKGDAIGEFLRAVQQQLAPEFREIRTTSVENLLYVKEDLIIPHQHSFYELIVNKARGKSGPLFHFDVHEDVRTTADATIEKDESHAGKVVERHWYEKNKHIFPASRWEIYDPTRKWERYTIHGD; from the exons ATGTCGGGTATGGGAGACGGGTACGTGGGCACGGCCCAAGACGCCGTAAGAATCCGCCGGCTAGAGAAGCAACGAGAAGCTGAGCGTCGCAAAATCCAAGAGCTCAAAACAAAGTCTGCCTCCGATAAGGGCCAGCCCGGTCTCCTCCAATTCGGGTCAAGTACCTCCGAG ATTCTCGAGACTGCCTTTAAGAAGGAAACCGTAGGGTTAGTTACAAGAGAACAATATGTTGAGAAG AGAGTTAATATTCAGACTAAATTTGAAGAGGAAGAGAAGGAGAAGCTTTTAAAATTGCGGCAAGA GGAGGAGGAACTCCAGTTAGCGAAGCGCAAAAAGAGGAAAATTAAGGGAAATTCTCGGTTATCTTTTTCTGAGGACTTTGAAGATGGAAGTGACGAAGAGGATGGTGAAAATC GGAGTACAGAGATTCGCGGAAAATTTGGCAAAGATCCCACAGTAGAAACAAGCTTTTTGCCGGACAG TGGGCGAGAAGCAGAGGAGGAAGCTGAGCGTGAAAGGTTGCGTAAACAGTGGCTTCGTGAACAGGAGCAGATTCGAA ATGAGCCCCTGCAAATTACTTACAGCTACTGGGATGGAGCTGGCCATAGAAGAGTGCTCCAG GTTCGTAAAGGTGATGCCATAGGAGAATTTCTTCGTGCAGTTCAGCAACAACTTGCTCCTGAGTTTAGAGAAATTAGAACCACGTCTGTGGAGAATTTACTTTATGTAAAGGAAGATCTCATCATTCCTCAC CAACACAGCTTTTATGAGCTTATTGTTAACAAGGCTAGGGGCAAAAGTGGACCG CTTTTTCACTTTGATGTGCACGAGGATGTCCGGACTACTGCTGATGCTACAATAGAAAAGGATGAG TCTCATGCTGGTAAAGTTGTTGAGAGGCATTGGTATGAGAAGAACAAACACATTTTCCCTGCTTCAAGATGGGAG ATATATGACCCGACAAGGAAGTGGGAGCGTTACACCATCCACGGCGATTAA
- the LOC126682522 gene encoding translocon-associated protein subunit alpha, translated as MKNLRVFFFALLLLASPLLQVARCQSDSEEKVTESVEEVGDLGIVGEEAQDFGDGSFSPAAGIDTICVFPKNSARVVLAGEETELLVGMKNDGESSINIIAVKASIHLPFDHRLLVQNLTVQAFNNATVPTSAQATFPYIFAVNKFLQPGTFDLVGTIIYEIDQHPYQSTFYNATIEVVESGGFLSIESVFLVTLGFALLVLLGLWIHGQIQNLSKKTKRAPKVEVGTGTRDVSMDEWLQGTAYTQSLSNKSKKKK; from the exons ATGAAGAATCTTAGGGTTTTCTTCTTCGCTCTTCTACTTCTCGCTTCTCCTCTTCTTCAAG TGGCTAGGTGTCAGTCAGATTCGGAGGAAAAAGTCACAGAGAGTGTTGAAGAAGTGGGTGATCTTGGAATTGTGGGTGAGGAAGCTCAGGATTTCGGTGATGGCAGTTTTAGTCCTGCTGCCGGAATTGATACCATCTGTGTTTTCCCAAAGAATAGTGCTCGGG TGGTGCTAGCTGGGGAAGAAACTGAACTACTTGTTGGAATGAAGAATGATG GGGAATCGAGTATAAACATAATAGCTGTCAAGGCCAGCATTCACCTTCCTTTTGATCACCGTCTACTGGTCCAGAATCTCACTGTTCAG GCCTTTAACAATGCAACTGTTCCTACCTCAGCACAGGCGACTTTCCCATACATCTTTGCTGTGAATAAGTTCTTGCAG ccTGGAACCTTTGATCTTGTGGGCACCATTATTTATGAGATTGACCAGCATCCATATCAAAGCACCTTCTACAATGCTACTATTGAAGTTGTGGAGTCTGGTGGATTCCTCAGCATTGAGTCAGTGTTTCTGGTCACCCTTGGATTCGCCCTTCTTGTACTCCTTGGTTTATGGATTCATGGTCAAATACAGAACCTTTCTAAG AAAACAAAGAGGGCTCCAAAGGTGGAAGTTGGAACTGGGACTAGGGATGTCTCAATGGATGAGTGGCTTCAG GGAACTGCTTACACTCAGTCTTTGTCCAACAAgtcaaagaagaagaagtag